Proteins encoded in a region of the Mucispirillum schaedleri ASF457 genome:
- a CDS encoding NUDIX hydrolase — translation MKKKWQFIKEEKVYSDNILSIRHLEYYYKTADKSMVFTVQDMSSWAVIVPVTKNGEFILVKQFRAGTNSDTLEFPGGSINKNEDIAHAAARELQEETGAVSGSIIPLGVIDPNPAFMTNKCYAFAALDCTFDGVQQLDLFEDTEPIVVTEDGFKQMLKTGEFSQSLSVAAYCLYKNIL, via the coding sequence ATGAAAAAGAAGTGGCAGTTTATAAAAGAAGAAAAAGTATACAGTGACAATATACTTTCTATCAGACATTTAGAATATTATTATAAAACAGCTGATAAATCTATGGTATTTACTGTGCAGGATATGAGCAGCTGGGCTGTAATAGTGCCTGTTACAAAAAATGGTGAATTTATATTGGTTAAGCAGTTCAGAGCAGGCACTAACTCTGACACTTTAGAGTTTCCCGGTGGAAGTATAAATAAAAATGAAGATATTGCTCATGCTGCAGCAAGAGAATTGCAGGAAGAAACAGGTGCAGTTTCAGGCAGTATTATACCACTTGGTGTGATAGACCCAAACCCTGCATTTATGACTAATAAATGCTATGCGTTTGCAGCTCTTGACTGCACATTTGATGGTGTGCAGCAGCTTGATTTATTTGAAGATACAGAGCCAATAGTAGTAACAGAAGATGGTTTTAAGCAAATGCTTAAAACAGGAGAGTTTTCTCAAAGTTTATCAGTTGCTGCTTACTGCCTTTATAAAAATATTTTGTAA
- a CDS encoding ABC transporter ATP-binding protein gives MFKLMWPYFKPYKVLLVIAVTASIITASTNGALAVAVKYVLDSIFIAKNYTYLFVLPFAVMLIYVAKSGFLFLQGFLMSFIGNKVIEKLRNETFEKMIHLPVKYYAEESTGALMSRVTNDINLVQSSIPTIINMLRAVITMIGLIGVIIYMNWQLALVAIILYPIFIYPLSVISKKLRKYSTRGQESMGILTSVLQESFSGVRVVKAFVAEDKEMERFEKANAQTIKYANKSVLAGNLASPLTEALGSVGIAAVLFIGGYQVINGTVTTGEFFAFLAALIQIYEPVKLFASSNNALQAAVAASDRVFAMFKESDEVIENKGTKQCDAENKDIEFKQVSFIYKDDIYALKDVSFKVKAGSTIAFVGPSGAGKTTMAHLIPRFYDVTKGQILIDNVDIRDYDLFSLRHNISIVSQDAFLFNDTIGSNISYSKENAAEEEIKAAAKAAYADEFIESFPEKYDTLCGERGVKLSGGQKQRITIARALLKNPAILILDEATSALDTESERVVQKALDNLMKGRTSFVVAHRLSTILNADMIVVFNKGGVEAIGRHEEIIKTSPTYKKLYEMQFKTED, from the coding sequence GTGTTTAAATTAATGTGGCCTTATTTTAAGCCATATAAAGTGTTGCTTGTTATTGCTGTTACAGCATCTATTATTACTGCATCTACAAATGGTGCACTTGCGGTTGCTGTAAAATATGTATTAGACAGTATTTTTATTGCTAAAAATTATACATATCTTTTTGTTCTGCCTTTTGCTGTTATGCTTATATATGTGGCAAAAAGCGGCTTTTTATTTTTACAGGGCTTTTTAATGAGCTTTATAGGCAATAAGGTTATTGAAAAATTAAGAAATGAAACCTTTGAAAAGATGATACATCTGCCTGTAAAATACTATGCAGAAGAATCTACTGGTGCATTAATGAGCCGTGTTACAAATGATATTAATCTAGTGCAGTCATCTATTCCTACAATTATAAATATGCTTCGTGCAGTTATCACAATGATAGGGCTTATTGGTGTTATAATATATATGAACTGGCAGCTTGCTCTTGTAGCTATTATATTGTATCCAATATTTATTTATCCCCTTAGTGTTATTAGTAAAAAATTAAGAAAATACAGCACAAGAGGGCAGGAAAGTATGGGTATATTAACAAGTGTGCTGCAGGAATCATTCAGTGGTGTTCGTGTTGTGAAAGCCTTTGTTGCAGAAGATAAGGAAATGGAAAGGTTTGAAAAAGCCAATGCTCAAACTATAAAATATGCAAACAAAAGTGTTTTAGCAGGTAACTTAGCTTCTCCATTAACAGAAGCTCTTGGCTCTGTGGGTATTGCAGCAGTTCTTTTTATAGGCGGTTATCAGGTTATAAATGGCACAGTTACAACAGGTGAATTTTTTGCTTTTTTAGCTGCTCTTATACAGATATATGAACCAGTTAAGCTTTTTGCATCATCAAATAATGCTTTACAGGCTGCAGTTGCTGCAAGCGACAGAGTTTTTGCTATGTTTAAAGAAAGCGATGAAGTGATAGAAAATAAAGGAACAAAACAATGTGATGCAGAAAATAAAGACATAGAATTTAAGCAGGTTTCTTTCATATATAAAGATGATATTTATGCATTAAAAGATGTATCATTTAAAGTGAAAGCAGGTTCAACCATTGCATTTGTTGGGCCATCTGGTGCAGGCAAAACTACTATGGCTCACTTAATACCTAGATTTTATGATGTAACAAAAGGGCAGATATTAATTGATAATGTAGATATTAGAGATTATGATTTATTTTCTCTCCGTCATAATATAAGCATAGTTTCTCAAGATGCTTTTCTATTTAATGATACAATAGGCAGCAACATAAGCTACAGCAAAGAAAATGCAGCAGAAGAAGAAATAAAAGCAGCAGCTAAAGCTGCTTATGCAGATGAGTTTATAGAAAGTTTTCCTGAAAAATATGATACATTATGTGGAGAGCGTGGTGTAAAACTTTCAGGTGGTCAGAAACAGCGTATTACTATTGCAAGAGCATTGCTTAAAAACCCTGCAATATTAATACTTGATGAAGCAACAAGTGCTCTTGATACAGAAAGTGAACGGGTTGTGCAGAAAGCTCTTGATAACTTAATGAAAGGAAGAACTTCTTTTGTAGTAGCCCACAGGTTAAGCACTATTTTAAATGCTGATATGATTGTGGTATTTAATAAAGGTGGTGTGGAAGCCATTGGCAGACATGAAGAAATAATTAAAACTTCACCTACATATAAAAAACTTTATGAAATGCAGTTTAAAACAGAAGATTAA
- a CDS encoding metal ABC transporter ATP-binding protein, which yields MLRTYSSKEHIEQLSVAVKIENLTVEYNGRPTLFNINLDIPSGVLMAVLGPNNSGKTTLLKIIAGINKPSAGNVYIYSRPANALKNDIAYVPARNSVNWDFPINLYDLVLMGSYNRLKKVESPGNKDKVSAREALERMGLDTISKKSICDLSRGEKHRALIARSLVQDARIYIMDEPMIAADEESINIIIDVLQELRHKKKTVIVSHYDFVTIPRYFDMVSLLNVRLIAGGKTEDVLTEENFEKAYGMYAGMIKNIRLYMEESNVRNK from the coding sequence ATGCTTAGAACTTATTCATCAAAAGAACATATAGAGCAGTTAAGTGTAGCAGTAAAAATAGAAAATTTAACTGTTGAATATAACGGCAGACCAACTCTTTTTAATATTAATTTAGATATTCCAAGTGGTGTATTAATGGCTGTGCTTGGTCCTAATAACTCAGGTAAAACTACTCTTTTAAAAATTATTGCGGGGATAAATAAACCGTCAGCAGGTAATGTATATATTTATTCAAGACCTGCTAATGCATTAAAAAATGATATAGCTTATGTGCCTGCAAGAAATTCTGTAAACTGGGATTTTCCTATTAATCTTTATGATTTAGTGCTTATGGGCTCTTATAACAGGCTTAAAAAAGTGGAATCACCGGGAAATAAAGACAAGGTTTCTGCTCGTGAAGCTCTTGAAAGAATGGGCCTTGATACTATCAGTAAAAAAAGCATATGTGATTTATCAAGGGGTGAAAAGCACAGAGCATTAATTGCAAGGTCATTGGTGCAGGATGCTAGAATTTATATAATGGATGAGCCAATGATAGCAGCAGATGAAGAAAGTATTAATATTATTATTGATGTGCTGCAGGAATTAAGGCATAAAAAGAAAACAGTTATTGTTTCCCATTATGATTTTGTTACTATTCCACGCTATTTTGATATGGTATCACTTTTAAATGTGCGTCTCATTGCAGGCGGAAAAACTGAAGATGTATTAACAGAGGAAAACTTTGAAAAAGCATATGGTATGTATGCTGGTATGATAAAAAATATCCGTTTATATATGGAAGAAAGCAATGTTAGAAATAAATAA
- the hemW gene encoding radical SAM family heme chaperone HemW yields MRGLYIHIPFCNSLCPYCSFYSEKNIDESIKKKYINALIAEIASFDNKQFDTVYIGGGTPSSLHYKLLDKLVDNIIKLIDYKGAEWTIEANPESTDSNFLSLIKSSPVSRVSLGVESFDDDVLKLLGRLHSAEKAEQAAEDILSTGKQLNIDMIYDIPYTDSKKSISTLNKIISIHPHHISAYSYDYADTLYLKDGVQDDETLFEEVERICCEFGYYKYETSNFSLPDKHSRHNCLYWQGEEYKGAGSAAHSMVLLEENKRKRYNHKDSIEEYIKNPYNIDNQEIISESDALLEDIIFGLRMKKGINLYNLEKKFGKIDKSLLNKIEKNIKLGLLEKDDVWLKTTQKGSLVLESLSCSLLP; encoded by the coding sequence ATGCGCGGCTTATATATACATATTCCATTTTGTAACAGCTTATGTCCATACTGCAGCTTTTATTCTGAAAAAAATATAGATGAAAGCATAAAGAAAAAGTATATTAATGCTTTAATTGCAGAAATAGCATCATTTGATAATAAGCAGTTTGATACTGTATATATTGGCGGCGGCACTCCATCATCGCTGCATTATAAACTGCTTGATAAATTAGTAGATAATATAATAAAGCTGATTGATTATAAAGGTGCAGAATGGACAATTGAAGCTAATCCAGAAAGCACAGATAGTAATTTTTTATCTCTGATAAAATCAAGCCCTGTATCGCGGGTTTCTCTTGGTGTAGAGAGCTTTGATGATGATGTTTTAAAGCTTTTAGGCCGTCTGCATAGTGCAGAAAAAGCAGAGCAGGCAGCAGAAGATATATTATCAACTGGGAAACAGCTTAATATAGATATGATTTATGATATTCCATATACTGATAGTAAAAAAAGTATATCAACTTTAAATAAAATTATTTCAATTCATCCGCACCATATATCTGCTTACTCTTATGACTATGCAGATACTCTCTATTTAAAAGATGGGGTGCAGGATGATGAAACTCTTTTTGAAGAAGTGGAAAGAATATGCTGTGAATTTGGATATTATAAATATGAAACATCTAATTTCTCACTGCCAGACAAACACAGCAGGCATAATTGTCTTTACTGGCAGGGAGAAGAATATAAAGGCGCAGGCTCTGCTGCTCACTCTATGGTTTTGCTTGAAGAAAATAAAAGAAAAAGGTATAATCATAAGGACAGTATTGAAGAATATATAAAAAATCCATATAATATTGATAATCAGGAAATAATATCTGAAAGCGATGCACTATTGGAAGATATTATTTTTGGTCTTCGTATGAAAAAAGGTATAAATTTATATAATCTTGAAAAAAAGTTTGGCAAAATTGATAAAAGTCTGCTAAATAAAATAGAAAAAAATATTAAACTTGGGTTACTTGAAAAGGATGATGTATGGCTGAAAACAACACAAAAAGGAAGTTTAGTGCTGGAATCTTTATCATGCTCTTTACTGCCTTAA
- a CDS encoding metal ABC transporter permease: MLEINNSFLFQTMLKNAVFLGFSAGMLGVFISYQRRSIEINALSAGSFVGTLLLLLMSSFGLSISPYIFGQVDKDIYSFTGSVLGILIMITILNMLYKTNRLHPHIIQSLMTAVLLGVGITLVTSIKQAGGALDSGIDVYLFGEATSLTDEKFYFLRIIILTVIVLLLLFFRRLRVVIFNIDMAKTTHFHTMYYVHLINIFVVCLVALSVKLMGVFLAVSIFLIPAVTARLWSNRLFIITLLSGFFGGIGGGIGAVIAGNISNVSSGISITIVLSMMFFISLLIAPYKGLLGVWLRGRK; encoded by the coding sequence ATGTTAGAAATAAATAATTCATTTCTATTCCAAACTATGCTCAAAAATGCTGTATTTCTTGGGTTTAGTGCGGGTATGCTTGGTGTATTTATATCATACCAGAGAAGAAGTATAGAAATAAATGCTCTTTCAGCAGGCTCATTTGTAGGCACACTGCTTTTATTGCTGATGTCAAGTTTTGGTTTATCTATAAGCCCTTATATATTTGGTCAGGTAGATAAGGATATATATTCATTCACAGGCTCTGTTTTAGGCATATTGATAATGATAACAATATTAAATATGCTTTATAAAACAAACAGACTTCATCCCCATATTATACAAAGCCTTATGACTGCGGTGCTGCTTGGTGTAGGCATTACTCTTGTTACAAGTATAAAGCAGGCAGGCGGTGCATTAGATTCTGGCATAGATGTATATTTATTTGGAGAAGCAACATCTTTAACTGATGAAAAATTTTATTTTTTAAGAATAATTATCCTGACAGTAATAGTTTTGCTGCTTTTATTTTTCAGACGGCTTCGTGTAGTTATTTTTAATATAGATATGGCAAAAACAACTCATTTTCATACTATGTATTATGTGCATTTAATAAATATATTTGTAGTATGTCTTGTGGCTTTATCTGTAAAATTAATGGGTGTATTTTTAGCAGTATCAATATTTTTAATACCAGCAGTTACTGCAAGATTATGGAGTAACAGACTTTTTATTATAACACTTCTTTCAGGCTTTTTTGGTGGAATAGGAGGGGGCATAGGCGCAGTAATTGCAGGAAATATAAGCAATGTTTCTTCTGGAATATCTATTACCATTGTTCTTTCTATGATGTTTTTTATATCACTGCTTATTGCACCATATAAAGGGCTGCTTGGTGTATGGCTCAGGGGGAGAAAATAA
- a CDS encoding glycosyltransferase family 9 protein: protein MFIFCQRKIKTPKNIIISRTDKIGDLVLSIPAISMVKKMYPESKLYVLVRRYNAEIVKGFPFIDGVISIDDYKEKDLTAKIRQIKADVFIALYSDNQILKLVLKSGAKYRIGPLSKPLSWFIYNKGIRQHRSESLKNEAEYNLDLVRQMDSELFDSKIVTIDKIPYGKLNHNKIVAFLDANSIYNYVVVHPFSGGSTKNFQVDEYIRLINKIHEKWPDKQIVISSSESDIKEAEYISQQCSNTYVYNAKSILELAALIDKCRLYIGASTGPSHIAGNLSKKCICIYPAYKFLSHARWGLYGNDENTTYIVPDINNIEQNYKSKVFSNITDDIINEAAEKALEKLYGYT, encoded by the coding sequence ATGTTTATATTCTGCCAAAGAAAAATAAAAACTCCAAAAAATATTATTATATCAAGAACTGATAAAATAGGTGATTTAGTTCTTTCCATTCCTGCTATCTCTATGGTTAAAAAAATGTATCCTGAAAGCAAGCTTTATGTGCTTGTAAGAAGATATAATGCTGAGATAGTAAAAGGATTTCCATTTATTGATGGAGTTATATCTATTGATGATTATAAGGAAAAAGATTTGACTGCAAAAATAAGGCAGATAAAAGCAGATGTTTTTATTGCACTTTATTCTGATAACCAAATATTGAAACTGGTGCTAAAAAGTGGAGCAAAATACAGGATAGGTCCATTATCTAAACCGCTTTCATGGTTTATATATAATAAAGGTATAAGACAGCACCGCTCAGAATCACTAAAAAATGAAGCTGAATATAATCTTGATTTAGTAAGGCAGATGGATAGTGAGCTTTTTGACAGCAAAATCGTTACTATTGATAAAATACCTTATGGCAAACTTAACCATAATAAAATAGTAGCTTTTTTGGATGCAAATAGTATTTATAATTATGTTGTAGTTCATCCATTTTCAGGGGGCTCTACTAAAAATTTTCAGGTAGATGAATATATAAGGCTTATTAATAAAATACATGAAAAATGGCCAGATAAGCAGATAGTTATATCATCATCAGAAAGCGATATAAAAGAAGCAGAATATATATCGCAGCAGTGCAGCAACACTTATGTATATAATGCAAAATCTATTTTGGAACTTGCAGCATTAATAGATAAATGCAGACTTTATATTGGAGCAAGCACAGGGCCAAGCCATATAGCAGGTAACCTGAGTAAAAAGTGTATATGTATTTATCCAGCTTATAAATTTTTATCACATGCACGCTGGGGGCTTTACGGTAATGATGAAAATACAACATATATAGTGCCAGATATTAATAATATAGAGCAGAATTATAAGTCAAAAGTATTTTCTAATATTACTGATGATATAATAAATGAAGCAGCAGAGAAAGCTCTGGAGAAACTTTATGGATACACTTAA
- the lpxK gene encoding tetraacyldisaccharide 4'-kinase, producing the protein MINKGIKTISVGNIVMGGAGKTPHTLFIADELIKKGEKTAILSLGYKGKIGYDINVISDGNGNFFHHPPMAADEPYMMASNLPNAVVITGKKREISLEIARDKFGATAAVLDDGYQYQKLQRDVNILLLDHKRPISTGFPFPFGYLREFPSSISRADIIVFTRALNDNIPESVKEFIDKQSLYFSNTVFNRVILKNEVVELKYLKGAVTAAYSGIANNDVFYHTLQNAGLDVRFFAGFADHRMLSEKSINGIITQGRKKGAALFITTEKDFVKLPQEYQNIFGYLKMDIEFNNKDAFIKEIEAAVSK; encoded by the coding sequence ATGATAAATAAGGGAATAAAAACTATATCTGTTGGTAATATTGTAATGGGCGGAGCAGGAAAAACGCCCCATACACTGTTCATAGCAGATGAATTAATAAAAAAAGGCGAGAAAACTGCAATATTATCATTGGGTTATAAAGGTAAAATTGGCTATGATATAAATGTTATAAGTGACGGGAACGGAAACTTTTTTCATCATCCTCCAATGGCTGCAGATGAGCCTTATATGATGGCAAGTAATCTGCCTAATGCAGTTGTAATTACTGGAAAAAAAAGAGAAATCTCTTTAGAAATTGCAAGAGATAAGTTTGGTGCAACAGCAGCTGTTCTTGATGACGGATACCAGTATCAAAAACTGCAAAGAGATGTAAATATTTTGCTGTTAGACCATAAAAGACCAATATCTACTGGCTTTCCATTTCCTTTTGGATATTTAAGGGAGTTTCCCTCAAGCATAAGCCGTGCAGATATAATAGTATTTACAAGAGCATTAAATGACAATATACCTGAAAGTGTAAAAGAGTTTATTGATAAGCAGAGTTTATATTTCAGCAACACTGTATTTAACAGGGTAATTTTAAAAAATGAAGTTGTAGAGCTTAAATATTTAAAAGGTGCAGTAACTGCCGCTTATTCAGGTATAGCAAATAATGATGTATTTTATCACACACTGCAAAATGCAGGGCTTGATGTTAGATTTTTTGCAGGTTTTGCAGACCATAGAATGCTTTCAGAAAAATCTATTAATGGTATTATAACTCAAGGCAGAAAAAAAGGTGCAGCACTTTTTATTACCACAGAAAAAGATTTTGTTAAGCTGCCTCAGGAATATCAAAATATTTTTGGATATTTAAAAATGGATATAGAATTTAATAATAAAGATGCTTTTATTAAGGAAATAGAAGCTGCTGTATCAAAATAG
- a CDS encoding aminotransferase class I/II-fold pyridoxal phosphate-dependent enzyme, with protein sequence MNPLAKSLNEVIKENNPHILEMLSDTGREIFMPKGILSQSAEAKVKATKFNATIGISTEKGEPMYLMSMFKKFQGIHPKKLFTYAPATGLPELRELWAAKIKSENPSLQNIQISNPVVCNALTNGLVTSGELFLNKGDFVVLPDKFWGNYRLMFSTLIGAEIATYETFNENNGYNVDGFLKTVKECGIKNKKVFVVLNFPNNPTGYTLTKDEAVQLSDGLVDIAESGINVIAVTDDAYFGLFFDDVLKESLFSMLAGRSKRLLAVKIDGITKESFAWGFRVGFITFGETFKGDNSALFKALETKAAGYLRATISSAPHPSQSITVDVLKEPSFKTERSRLNAVIEERCKKVKSIFDKGLYADEFTPYPFNSGYFMCIKLKNVEAETLRLALLDKYGIGVISTNQTDIRIAFSSVDVENIEELYSVIYQCCKSLTA encoded by the coding sequence ATGAATCCATTAGCAAAAAGTTTAAATGAAGTAATCAAAGAAAATAACCCGCATATTTTAGAAATGCTTTCAGATACTGGTAGAGAAATATTTATGCCAAAAGGTATATTAAGCCAAAGTGCAGAAGCAAAAGTAAAAGCAACTAAATTTAATGCAACAATAGGTATTTCTACTGAAAAAGGCGAGCCTATGTATCTTATGAGTATGTTTAAAAAATTTCAAGGTATTCACCCTAAAAAACTTTTTACTTATGCACCTGCAACAGGACTTCCAGAATTAAGAGAATTATGGGCGGCAAAAATTAAATCAGAAAATCCGTCGCTGCAAAATATTCAAATAAGCAACCCTGTAGTATGTAATGCATTAACTAATGGTCTTGTTACATCTGGAGAATTGTTTTTAAATAAAGGTGATTTTGTTGTTCTTCCAGATAAATTCTGGGGCAATTATCGTTTAATGTTCAGCACATTAATTGGGGCAGAAATAGCTACTTATGAAACATTTAATGAAAATAATGGCTATAATGTGGATGGTTTTTTAAAAACTGTAAAAGAGTGTGGCATAAAAAATAAAAAAGTTTTTGTCGTGCTTAACTTTCCTAATAACCCAACAGGATATACTTTAACAAAAGATGAAGCAGTCCAGTTAAGTGACGGTTTAGTAGATATTGCAGAAAGCGGAATAAATGTTATAGCAGTTACAGATGATGCTTATTTTGGATTATTTTTTGATGATGTATTAAAAGAATCATTATTTAGTATGCTTGCAGGCAGAAGCAAAAGGCTTTTGGCTGTTAAAATAGATGGTATCACAAAAGAAAGTTTTGCATGGGGTTTCCGTGTGGGCTTTATTACATTTGGAGAGACTTTCAAAGGCGATAACTCAGCACTTTTTAAAGCACTTGAAACAAAGGCAGCAGGATATTTAAGAGCAACTATATCAAGTGCTCCACACCCAAGCCAGTCTATTACAGTAGATGTATTAAAAGAGCCGTCTTTTAAAACAGAAAGAAGCAGATTAAATGCAGTTATTGAAGAAAGATGTAAAAAAGTAAAATCAATTTTTGATAAAGGTTTGTATGCAGATGAATTTACTCCATATCCATTTAATTCTGGTTATTTTATGTGTATAAAACTCAAAAATGTTGAAGCAGAAACTCTGCGTCTTGCATTGCTTGATAAATATGGCATAGGGGTAATCAGCACAAATCAAACAGATATAAGAATAGCATTCTCCAGTGTAGATGTGGAAAATATTGAAGAGTTATATTCAGTTATTTATCAGTGCTGCAAATCACTTACAGCTTAA
- a CDS encoding glycosyltransferase family 2 protein, producing MDTLNLSAALIVYNEEERLTKTLESIKDIASEIIIIDSNSTDNTCAVAESFGAKIYNEEWRGFAAQKNSLTKKCTKEYILYLDADEVIGDELKKAVINAVKNGKSDGYYIRRKTHYLGKLLNYSWQKDERLRLVKASANPLWVGEIVHEELKIQGSTSHLDGFIIHYSYRDIDDHFRRTIRYARLSAESYYKKGKKFKLSKMIFSPVIAFIKIYIIKGGFLDGIPGFIAGISAYVYGFLKYAFLWEMHNAGKNKDTGK from the coding sequence ATGGATACACTTAATTTATCTGCTGCTTTGATAGTTTATAATGAAGAAGAACGGCTTACTAAAACTCTTGAAAGCATAAAAGATATTGCATCAGAAATTATTATTATAGATAGTAACTCTACAGATAATACTTGTGCTGTTGCTGAAAGTTTTGGTGCAAAAATATATAATGAAGAATGGCGTGGATTTGCAGCACAAAAAAACTCTCTCACCAAAAAATGCACAAAAGAATATATTTTATACCTTGATGCAGATGAAGTTATAGGTGATGAATTAAAAAAGGCAGTGATTAATGCTGTTAAAAACGGCAAATCTGACGGCTACTATATAAGGCGTAAAACACATTATCTTGGAAAGCTGCTTAATTATTCATGGCAGAAAGATGAAAGATTAAGGCTTGTAAAAGCATCTGCAAATCCTTTATGGGTAGGTGAGATAGTCCATGAAGAGCTTAAAATTCAAGGCAGCACTTCGCATTTAGATGGCTTTATTATCCATTATTCATACAGGGATATTGATGACCATTTTAGACGAACTATTCGTTATGCACGACTTAGTGCAGAAAGTTATTATAAAAAAGGCAAAAAGTTTAAATTAAGCAAGATGATTTTCAGTCCTGTAATTGCTTTTATAAAAATATATATCATTAAGGGTGGTTTTTTAGACGGTATTCCCGGTTTTATTGCAGGTATCAGTGCTTATGTTTATGGCTTTTTAAAATATGCTTTTTTGTGGGAAATGCATAATGCAGGCAAGAACAAGGATACTGGTAAATGA
- a CDS encoding metal ABC transporter permease, translating into MFSIEFEIVLVIILSAVTCSIPGAFLVMRKNYYAADTTNRSSMLGIAAALIFSSYLSSPLVIIFGSITAVLAMILVKKIKDFTMFRAKGLSIIISSAFLCFGILIAANVSFSSTSNFDLSIIYLGETAFTYFNRLRIFGVDIGSYALYAISLVLIINIIIITVFYKEFKIDGVDKNYAASIEMRESTIDYLLLIMTSLSVSVSFQTAGIFMTSAFILGPAATALFYTKRLSSLAFVSVFISSVACLAGFGIAWPNEVSISGTIVSFLGVLFVVSVIFSPEEGLLKKYFDNLTTQKRLEEYIIMDILNSEIIDCKEKNINEVISYSLKWKLMRVSYIMNKLKSENKIEIVQDKVQLTEEGKDILNRFLAAQHCFY; encoded by the coding sequence ATGTTTTCTATAGAATTTGAAATAGTTTTAGTTATCATACTTTCTGCCGTAACATGCTCTATACCGGGAGCCTTTTTAGTAATGCGTAAAAATTATTATGCAGCAGACACAACAAACCGTTCGTCAATGCTTGGTATTGCAGCTGCATTAATTTTTTCATCATACCTTTCTTCGCCTCTTGTAATTATCTTTGGCTCAATTACAGCAGTGCTTGCTATGATACTTGTAAAAAAAATAAAAGATTTTACAATGTTTAGAGCAAAAGGGTTGTCTATTATAATTTCATCAGCTTTTTTATGCTTTGGTATACTGATTGCTGCAAATGTTTCTTTCAGCAGCACATCAAATTTTGATTTATCAATAATATATCTTGGTGAAACTGCTTTTACATATTTTAACAGATTAAGAATTTTTGGTGTAGATATAGGCTCTTATGCTCTTTATGCAATTTCGCTTGTTTTGATTATTAATATTATCATAATTACAGTGTTTTACAAAGAATTTAAAATAGATGGTGTAGATAAAAACTATGCAGCTTCAATAGAAATGAGAGAAAGCACTATTGATTATCTTCTTTTGATAATGACATCATTAAGTGTATCAGTATCTTTTCAGACAGCAGGTATTTTTATGACTTCAGCTTTCATTTTAGGGCCTGCTGCAACTGCTCTTTTTTACACTAAGCGGCTTTCTTCATTAGCTTTTGTTTCTGTATTCATATCATCAGTTGCCTGTCTTGCAGGGTTTGGTATAGCATGGCCTAATGAAGTTTCTATTTCTGGCACAATAGTATCATTTTTAGGTGTTTTATTTGTTGTATCTGTAATATTTTCTCCAGAAGAAGGGCTTTTAAAAAAATATTTTGATAACCTTACAACACAAAAAAGACTTGAAGAATATATTATTATGGATATATTAAACTCAGAAATTATAGACTGTAAAGAAAAAAATATTAATGAAGTAATTTCATATTCTTTAAAGTGGAAGTTAATGAGAGTATCTTATATAATGAATAAATTAAAATCAGAAAATAAAATAGAAATAGTTCAAGATAAAGTGCAGCTTACAGAAGAAGGAAAAGATATACTTAATAGATTTTTAGCAGCTCAGCACTGTTTCTATTAA